From Streptomyces sp. NBC_00690, a single genomic window includes:
- a CDS encoding sensor histidine kinase encodes MARGKLRIYLGAAPGVGKTYAMLSEAHRRVERGTDCVVAFVEHHDRPRTEVMLHGLEQVQRRQIEYRGSVFTEMDVDAVLERSPAVALVDELAHTNVPGSRHAKRWQDVQELLVAGIDVITTVNIQHFESLGDVVESITGVRQRETVPDEVVRRAEQIELVDMTPQALRRRMAHGNIYTSDKVDAALSNYFRPGNLTALRELALLWVADRVDEYLQQYRGEHNIRSTWQARERIVVGLTGGPEGRTLIRRAARMAAKGSGSEILAVYIARSDGLTSASPKELAVQRTLVEDLGGTFHHVIGDDIPVSLLEFARGVNGTQIVLGSSRRKAWQYIFGPGVGATVARDSGPDLDVHIVTHDEAGKGRGLPVARGARLGRTRIIAGWLVGVVAPILLSLLLTALGDSLGLANDVLLFLFLTVLSALLGGLLPALASAAVGSLLLNFYFTPPVRTLTVYDPKNIVAIVIFFAVAVAVASVVDLAARRTHQAARLRAESEILSFLAGSVLRGETTLDALLQRVRETFGMESVALLERAGDIDPWTIAGSVGPRCVVRPEDADVDMPVGDHMALALSGRVLPAEDRRVLAAFAAQAAVVLDRERLVDEAEEARALAEGNRIRTALLAAVSHDLRTPLAAIKAAVTSLRSDDVAWSDDDEAELLAGIEDGADRLDHLVGNLLDMSRLQTGTVTPLIRVTDLDEVVPMALVSVPVESVELDIPESLPMVAVDRGLLERAVANIVENAVKYSPLDTAVTVAASALGDRVEVRVADRGPGVPDEEKERIFEPFQRYGDAPRGAGVGLGLAVARGFTEAMGGTLTAEDTPGGGMTMVLTVKAAPGLEPVSGDLPAQVTS; translated from the coding sequence ATGGCACGCGGCAAGCTCAGGATCTATCTCGGCGCGGCACCCGGCGTCGGCAAGACCTACGCCATGCTGTCCGAGGCCCATCGCCGGGTCGAGCGCGGCACGGACTGCGTGGTGGCCTTCGTGGAGCACCACGACCGCCCCCGTACCGAGGTCATGCTGCACGGGCTGGAGCAGGTCCAGCGCCGGCAGATCGAGTACCGGGGATCCGTCTTCACCGAGATGGACGTCGACGCCGTACTGGAGCGGTCGCCGGCGGTGGCCCTGGTGGACGAGTTGGCGCACACCAATGTGCCCGGATCCCGTCACGCCAAGCGCTGGCAGGACGTCCAGGAGCTGCTGGTCGCGGGCATCGATGTCATCACGACGGTGAACATCCAGCACTTCGAGTCGCTCGGCGATGTCGTCGAGTCGATAACCGGGGTGCGCCAGCGGGAGACCGTGCCCGACGAGGTGGTGCGCCGGGCGGAGCAGATCGAGCTGGTGGACATGACGCCCCAGGCGCTCAGGCGGCGGATGGCGCACGGCAACATCTACACCTCGGACAAGGTCGATGCGGCCCTGTCCAACTACTTCCGCCCCGGCAATCTGACGGCCCTGCGGGAGCTGGCCCTCCTCTGGGTGGCGGACCGGGTCGACGAGTACCTCCAGCAGTACCGCGGCGAACACAACATCCGCTCCACCTGGCAGGCCCGGGAGCGCATCGTGGTGGGGCTCACCGGCGGGCCGGAGGGTCGCACCCTGATCCGTCGGGCGGCCCGGATGGCGGCCAAGGGCTCGGGCAGCGAGATCCTGGCGGTCTACATCGCCCGCAGTGACGGTCTGACCTCGGCATCGCCCAAGGAACTGGCGGTGCAGCGGACCCTGGTCGAAGACCTCGGCGGAACGTTCCACCACGTCATAGGCGACGACATTCCGGTCTCCCTGCTGGAGTTCGCCCGGGGCGTCAACGGCACCCAGATCGTCCTCGGGTCCAGCCGCCGCAAGGCATGGCAGTACATCTTCGGCCCGGGCGTCGGCGCCACCGTCGCCCGCGACTCGGGGCCCGACCTCGACGTCCACATCGTCACCCATGACGAGGCGGGCAAGGGGCGCGGATTGCCGGTGGCCCGTGGGGCACGGCTGGGCCGTACCAGAATCATCGCGGGCTGGCTGGTGGGAGTGGTCGCCCCGATCCTGTTGTCACTGCTGCTCACGGCCCTGGGCGACTCGCTGGGGCTCGCCAACGACGTGCTGCTCTTCCTTTTCCTGACCGTGCTCTCGGCGCTTCTCGGCGGTCTGTTGCCCGCCCTCGCCTCCGCTGCGGTGGGTTCCCTGTTGCTGAACTTTTACTTCACTCCCCCGGTGCGCACCCTGACCGTCTACGACCCCAAGAACATCGTGGCCATCGTGATCTTCTTCGCGGTGGCGGTCGCGGTGGCTTCGGTGGTCGATCTGGCGGCCCGCCGCACCCATCAGGCGGCCAGGCTGCGCGCCGAATCGGAGATCCTCTCCTTCCTCGCCGGCAGCGTGCTGCGCGGCGAGACCACCTTGGACGCCCTGCTCCAACGGGTCAGGGAGACGTTCGGCATGGAGTCGGTCGCGCTGCTGGAGCGTGCAGGGGACATCGATCCATGGACGATCGCCGGCAGTGTGGGGCCCCGCTGTGTCGTGCGCCCGGAGGACGCCGATGTGGACATGCCGGTGGGCGACCACATGGCACTCGCGCTCTCGGGCCGGGTGCTGCCCGCCGAGGACCGTCGGGTCCTGGCCGCCTTCGCCGCCCAGGCCGCGGTCGTCCTCGACCGGGAGCGGCTGGTCGACGAGGCGGAGGAGGCGCGGGCGCTCGCGGAGGGCAACCGCATCCGCACGGCGCTGCTCGCCGCGGTCAGCCATGATCTGCGCACCCCCCTGGCAGCCATCAAGGCGGCCGTGACCTCGCTGCGGTCGGACGACGTGGCCTGGTCCGACGACGACGAGGCGGAGTTGTTGGCCGGTATCGAGGACGGCGCCGACCGGTTGGACCACCTCGTCGGCAATCTGCTGGACATGTCCCGGCTCCAGACCGGCACGGTGACCCCGCTGATCCGGGTGACCGATCTGGACGAGGTGGTGCCGATGGCTTTGGTGTCGGTGCCGGTGGAGAGCGTAGAGCTGGACATTCCGGAGTCGCTGCCGATGGTGGCCGTCGACCGGGGGCTCCTGGAGCGTGCCGTCGCCAACATCGTGGAGAACGCGGTCAAGTACAGCCCCCTCGACACGGCCGTCACGGTGGCCGCGAGCGCACTGGGCGACAGGGTGGAGGTACGGGTGGCCGATCGTGGCCCGGGGGTTCCGGACGAGGAGAAGGAGCGGATCTTCGAACCGTTCCAGCGGTACGGGGACGCTCCGCGCGGCGCCGGGGTGGGTCTCGGCCTCGCCGTCGCCCGGGGGTTCACCGAGGCGATGGGCGGCACCCTGACCGCGGAGGACACACCCGGCGGTGGCATGACCATGGTCCTCACAGTGAAGGCCGCACCCGGGCTGGAACCGGTGAGCGGCGACCTGCCCGCCCAGGTCACCTCATGA
- a CDS encoding sensor histidine kinase — MAATPPHPSAPPKPTWDPRDPVRPLLRPTIRIRLTLLYGGMFLIAGVLLLSIIYLLAAQALHSGNALPFKLLPESTIELTANSCPALRHDLSADQANAVLKECFARQREVALDDLLRRSLFALLGLSIIAFAFGYAMAGRVLSPLGRITRTARQVAGSDLTRRIELDGPDDELKELSDTFDEMLDRLQRAFTAQQRFVANASHELRTPLAINRTLLEVHLSDPGAPMELQQLGKTLLATNERSEQLVEGLLLLARSDNQTFERKPVDLAEVATRAIDQTRSEADSKGVEIRGEYAEAVVQGNGVLLERIALNLVQNAVRYNIPEDGWVEVTTETAAGQAILVVSNTGPVVPAYEIDNLWEPFRRLRQERTGSDKGVGLGLSIARSVARAHGGRIIAEPREGGGLVMRVTLPI; from the coding sequence GTGGCCGCAACCCCGCCGCATCCGTCGGCGCCCCCGAAACCGACCTGGGACCCTCGTGACCCGGTCCGCCCGTTGCTGCGTCCGACGATCCGGATACGGCTGACCCTGCTGTACGGCGGGATGTTCCTGATCGCGGGCGTGCTGTTGCTGTCGATCATCTATCTACTGGCGGCCCAGGCACTGCACTCGGGGAACGCGCTGCCGTTCAAGCTGCTCCCCGAGAGCACGATCGAGCTCACCGCCAACTCCTGCCCGGCACTGCGGCACGACCTCTCGGCCGATCAGGCCAACGCGGTCCTCAAGGAGTGCTTCGCCCGGCAACGCGAGGTGGCGCTGGACGATCTGCTGCGCCGTTCGCTCTTCGCCCTGTTGGGCCTGAGCATCATCGCCTTCGCCTTCGGTTACGCGATGGCGGGCCGGGTGCTGTCGCCGCTCGGGCGCATCACCCGTACCGCCCGACAGGTCGCCGGATCGGACCTGACGCGCCGGATCGAGCTGGACGGCCCGGACGACGAGCTCAAAGAGCTGTCGGACACCTTCGACGAGATGCTGGACCGGTTGCAGCGGGCCTTCACCGCCCAGCAGCGGTTCGTCGCGAACGCGTCCCACGAGCTGCGTACGCCGCTCGCGATCAACCGCACCCTGCTGGAGGTCCACCTCTCGGACCCCGGTGCACCCATGGAGCTCCAGCAGCTCGGCAAGACGCTGCTGGCCACCAACGAGCGCAGCGAACAGCTGGTGGAAGGACTCCTGCTGCTCGCCCGCAGTGACAACCAGACCTTCGAACGCAAGCCGGTGGACCTGGCCGAGGTGGCCACCCGTGCGATCGACCAGACCCGGTCGGAGGCCGACAGCAAGGGTGTGGAGATCCGCGGCGAGTACGCCGAGGCCGTGGTCCAGGGCAATGGAGTGCTGCTGGAGCGGATCGCACTGAATCTGGTGCAGAACGCCGTGCGGTACAACATCCCGGAGGACGGTTGGGTCGAGGTGACCACCGAGACCGCGGCGGGGCAGGCGATCCTCGTCGTGTCGAACACGGGCCCCGTGGTCCCCGCATACGAGATCGACAACCTGTGGGAGCCATTCCGCCGGCTCCGACAGGAGCGCACGGGGAGTGACAAGGGGGTGGGACTGGGGTTGTCGATCGCCCGATCGGTGGCCAGGGCCCACGGGGGACGTATCATCGCGGAGCCTCGCGAGGGCGGAGGGCTCGTGATGCGCGTCACACTTCCTATCTAG
- a CDS encoding response regulator transcription factor codes for MRVLVVEDEQLLADAVATGLRREAMAVDVVYDGAAALERIEVNDYDVVVLDRDLPLVHGDDVCRKIVELGMPTRVLMLTASGDVSDRVEGLELGADDYLPKPFAFTELIARVRALGRRTTVPLPPVLERAGIKLDPNRREIFRDGREIQLAPKEFAVLEVLMRSEGAVVSAEQLLEKAWDENTDPFTNVVRVTVMTLRRKLGEPPVIVTVPGSGYRI; via the coding sequence GTGCGCGTACTCGTCGTCGAGGACGAGCAGCTGCTCGCCGATGCGGTGGCCACCGGACTGCGCCGGGAGGCGATGGCCGTGGACGTCGTGTACGACGGTGCGGCGGCACTGGAGCGCATCGAGGTGAACGACTACGACGTGGTCGTCCTCGATCGCGACCTCCCCCTGGTCCACGGTGATGACGTCTGCCGCAAGATCGTCGAGCTCGGCATGCCGACCCGGGTCCTGATGCTGACGGCCTCAGGCGATGTCAGCGACCGGGTGGAGGGGCTGGAGCTGGGCGCGGACGACTACCTGCCCAAGCCCTTCGCCTTCACCGAGCTGATCGCCCGGGTGCGCGCGCTGGGCCGGCGCACCACGGTGCCCCTGCCCCCCGTGCTGGAGCGGGCGGGCATCAAGCTCGACCCCAACCGACGCGAGATCTTCCGCGACGGCCGCGAGATCCAACTCGCACCCAAGGAGTTCGCCGTCCTGGAGGTCCTGATGCGCAGCGAGGGTGCGGTGGTCTCGGCCGAGCAGCTGCTGGAGAAGGCGTGGGACGAGAACACCGACCCCTTCACGAACGTGGTCCGGGTGACCGTGATGACGTTGCGCCGCAAGCTCGGGGAGCCGCCGGTGATCGTCACCGTTCCCGGCTCGGGATACCGGATCTGA
- a CDS encoding PaaI family thioesterase yields MVPPADAIPPVRHPDAPAPGELLGSHYDHCFGCGEAQPHGLHLQARAGDGVSITAEFTVRPAHQGAPGLAHGGVLTSALDETLGSLNWLLRTIAVTGRLETDFVRPVPVDTQLFLQAEVTAVAGRKIYSSAVGRIGGPDGPVAVRAKALFIEVKVDHFIDNGRSAEIQAAMSDPDQIRRVRAFEVNP; encoded by the coding sequence ATGGTCCCCCCGGCCGACGCCATACCTCCGGTGCGGCACCCCGACGCCCCCGCCCCCGGTGAGCTGCTCGGCTCGCACTACGACCACTGCTTCGGTTGTGGAGAGGCCCAGCCGCACGGTCTGCATCTGCAAGCGCGGGCGGGTGACGGTGTGAGCATCACCGCCGAGTTCACCGTACGGCCGGCGCACCAAGGGGCACCGGGACTGGCACACGGCGGGGTCCTGACATCCGCACTGGACGAGACGCTCGGGTCGCTGAACTGGCTGTTGCGGACGATCGCCGTCACCGGTCGGCTGGAGACGGACTTTGTGCGGCCCGTGCCGGTGGACACCCAACTCTTCCTCCAGGCGGAGGTCACAGCGGTCGCCGGTCGGAAGATCTACTCCAGTGCCGTGGGCCGTATCGGCGGCCCGGACGGACCCGTCGCCGTACGCGCCAAGGCCCTCTTCATCGAGGTCAAGGTCGACCACTTCATCGACAACGGCCGGTCGGCGGAGATCCAGGCCGCCATGTCCGACCCCGACCAGATCCGACGCGTACGCGCTTTCGAGGTGAATCCCTGA
- a CDS encoding ferrochelatase, with the protein MSDALDPSPYDALLLLSFGGPEGPDDVVPFLENVTRGRGIPKERLKEVGEHYFLFGGISPINEQNRVLLDALRKDFVDHGLNLPVFWGNRNWAPYVTDTLREMVQEGHRRIAVVVTSAYASYSGCRQYREDLAGALASLEAEGLTGVRVDKLRHYFNHPGFVRPLVEGVLRSLADLPEDVRTGAHLAFTTHSIPVTAADTSGPVEGHGDGGAYLRQHREVAGLIADAVHQETGVEYPWQLVFQSRSGPPHIPWLEPDICDHLEELHGSGAPAVVMVPIGFVSDHMEVLYDLDTEAMAKAAELGLPARRSATVGADPRFAAALRELVVERAASERGTADVRPCALGSLGPSHDLCPLGCCPGRAPKPAAAGAEERTG; encoded by the coding sequence ATGTCCGATGCGCTTGACCCCTCCCCCTACGACGCCCTGCTGCTGCTCTCCTTCGGCGGACCAGAGGGCCCGGACGACGTCGTCCCGTTCCTGGAGAACGTGACGCGCGGCCGGGGCATCCCCAAGGAGCGGCTCAAGGAGGTGGGCGAGCACTACTTTCTGTTCGGCGGCATCTCGCCGATCAATGAGCAGAACCGCGTCCTCCTGGACGCCCTGCGCAAGGACTTCGTCGACCACGGTCTGAACCTGCCGGTCTTCTGGGGAAACCGGAACTGGGCGCCCTATGTGACCGACACCCTGAGGGAAATGGTCCAGGAGGGTCACCGCCGTATCGCCGTCGTGGTGACCAGCGCCTATGCCTCGTACTCGGGGTGCCGGCAGTATCGAGAGGATCTTGCCGGGGCACTGGCCAGTCTGGAAGCGGAAGGGTTGACAGGGGTACGCGTCGACAAGCTTCGGCACTACTTCAACCACCCTGGCTTTGTACGCCCGCTGGTCGAGGGGGTGCTGAGGTCGCTCGCCGACCTCCCCGAGGACGTGCGCACCGGAGCCCATCTCGCCTTCACCACCCACTCGATCCCGGTCACGGCGGCCGACACCTCAGGTCCCGTGGAGGGGCACGGTGACGGTGGGGCCTATCTGCGTCAGCACCGGGAGGTGGCCGGGCTGATCGCCGATGCCGTACATCAGGAGACGGGCGTCGAGTACCCCTGGCAGCTGGTGTTCCAGTCGCGGAGCGGCCCACCGCACATTCCGTGGCTGGAGCCGGACATCTGCGATCACCTGGAGGAACTCCACGGTTCGGGGGCACCCGCGGTGGTGATGGTTCCCATCGGGTTCGTCTCCGACCACATGGAGGTCCTCTACGACCTCGACACGGAGGCGATGGCCAAGGCGGCGGAGTTGGGGCTCCCGGCCCGGCGGTCGGCGACGGTCGGGGCGGACCCCCGCTTCGCGGCGGCGCTGCGCGAGTTGGTCGTGGAACGGGCCGCCAGTGAGCGGGGTACGGCGGACGTGCGGCCCTGTGCACTGGGCTCGCTGGGGCCGTCGCACGATCTGTGCCCGCTCGGCTGTTGCCCTGGGCGAGCCCCCAAGCCGGCGGCTGCGGGCGCGGAGGAGCGCACGGGCTGA
- a CDS encoding DUF4193 domain-containing protein — protein MATDYDTPRKTDDDVDSDSLEELKARRNDKSTSTVDVDEFEAAEGMELPGADLSNEELAVRVLPKQADEFTCMSCFLVHHRSQLAREKNGQPICRDCD, from the coding sequence ATGGCAACGGATTACGACACCCCACGTAAGACCGATGACGACGTCGATTCCGACAGCCTTGAAGAGCTGAAGGCACGACGGAACGACAAGTCGACATCTACGGTCGACGTCGACGAGTTCGAAGCAGCAGAGGGCATGGAGCTGCCCGGCGCGGACCTTTCCAATGAGGAACTGGCCGTCCGGGTGCTGCCCAAGCAGGCCGATGAGTTCACCTGCATGAGCTGCTTCCTCGTACACCACCGCAGTCAGCTGGCCCGTGAGAAGAACGGCCAGCCGATCTGCCGCGACTGCGACTGA
- a CDS encoding inositol monophosphatase family protein, translating into MTDASDPLLSELLDLALEAAGRAGELLRDGRPADLGVAATKSSPIDVVTEMDIAAEKLITGFLSERRPDDGFLGEEGASTTGTSGVRWVIDPLDGTVNYLYGLPTWAVSIAAERDGATLVGVVEVPMRGETCRAVLGGGAYINDKAVRCRPAAPLEQSLVATGFNYVESVRTHQAAVAHQLVPRLRDIRRSGSAAVDLCDVAAGRLDGYYERGLHPWDLAAGDLIAREAGAHTGGRPGQRPSYDLTVAASPGVFEPLQGLLEEFGAWHD; encoded by the coding sequence GTGACCGACGCCAGCGACCCCCTCCTGTCCGAACTGTTGGATCTCGCCCTGGAGGCCGCCGGACGGGCGGGCGAACTCCTGCGCGACGGCCGCCCCGCCGATCTGGGGGTGGCCGCGACCAAATCGAGCCCCATCGATGTGGTGACCGAGATGGACATCGCCGCCGAGAAGCTCATCACCGGCTTCCTGTCGGAACGCCGGCCCGATGACGGTTTCCTCGGCGAGGAAGGCGCGTCCACCACCGGCACCAGTGGTGTCCGCTGGGTCATCGACCCGCTCGACGGCACGGTGAACTATCTGTACGGGCTGCCGACCTGGGCGGTCTCCATCGCCGCCGAGCGGGATGGGGCGACGCTCGTCGGAGTGGTCGAGGTGCCGATGCGCGGGGAGACCTGCCGGGCGGTGCTCGGTGGGGGCGCCTACATCAATGACAAGGCGGTGCGGTGCCGCCCCGCGGCCCCGCTCGAACAGTCACTGGTGGCCACCGGGTTCAACTACGTCGAGTCCGTCCGCACCCACCAAGCCGCCGTCGCCCACCAGCTAGTGCCCCGGCTCAGGGACATCCGACGCAGCGGCTCGGCGGCGGTGGATCTCTGCGATGTCGCAGCCGGCCGGCTGGACGGCTACTACGAGCGCGGACTGCATCCGTGGGACCTCGCCGCGGGCGATCTCATCGCACGTGAAGCCGGGGCGCACACGGGCGGCCGACCCGGTCAGCGACCGTCGTACGACCTCACCGTCGCGGCGAGCCCGGGTGTCTTCGAACCGCTCCAGGGCCTGCTGGAGGAGTTCGGCGCCTGGCACGACTGA
- the dut gene encoding dUTP diphosphatase, whose protein sequence is MSRTSDHNSPVDLLIRRVDPEVPLPSYAHPGDAGADLVTCESAELAPGERVVLPTGVAIALPDGYAAFVHPRSGLAARCGVALVNAPGTIDAGYRGEIKVIVVNLDPHETVRFERFDRIAQLVVQQVEKVRFHEVAELPGSARAEGGFGSTGGHAAVDGSTGGNRYASVVSDREGQ, encoded by the coding sequence ATGTCCCGCACGTCCGACCACAACAGCCCCGTGGACCTGCTGATCCGTCGAGTGGACCCGGAGGTGCCGCTGCCCTCGTACGCGCACCCCGGGGACGCGGGTGCGGATCTCGTCACCTGTGAGAGCGCCGAGCTCGCTCCCGGTGAGCGCGTTGTGCTGCCGACCGGGGTCGCCATCGCGCTTCCCGACGGGTACGCCGCCTTCGTCCATCCGCGCTCCGGACTGGCGGCCCGCTGCGGCGTAGCACTCGTGAATGCCCCGGGGACGATTGATGCCGGGTACCGTGGGGAGATCAAGGTGATCGTGGTCAATCTCGACCCGCACGAGACGGTGCGGTTCGAGCGATTTGACCGGATTGCCCAACTGGTTGTCCAGCAGGTCGAGAAGGTGCGCTTCCACGAGGTGGCGGAGCTTCCCGGCTCGGCACGGGCCGAGGGGGGCTTCGGGTCCACCGGCGGTCATGCCGCTGTGGACGGCTCAACGGGTGGGAATCGATACGCTTCCGTCGTATCCGACCGGGAAGGACAGTGA
- a CDS encoding DUF3710 domain-containing protein, translating into MFGRRKKSGSAGDADAAAEAEQVAELDSENADDADGTEDAPGKGRRVNLPPAPRPDGPWDLSEVSKADEGRVDLGGLFVPGVEGMELRVEVAGDAIVAATVVLRDSAVQLQAFAAPKKEGIWGEVREEIASGITQQGGIIDEVEGPLGWELRAQVPVQLPDGTGGVQLVRFIGVDGPRWFLRGVISGQGAVQPEAAGLLEQIFKDTVVVRGEGPMAPRDPIVLKLPDDAQMVPEGVQQEEQEGSRFSGGMGQLQRGPEITEVR; encoded by the coding sequence GTGTTCGGACGTCGCAAGAAGAGTGGTTCCGCGGGGGACGCGGACGCAGCGGCCGAGGCCGAGCAGGTCGCCGAGCTCGACTCGGAGAACGCTGACGATGCTGATGGCACTGAGGACGCCCCGGGCAAGGGCCGCCGGGTGAACCTGCCGCCCGCGCCACGGCCGGACGGCCCCTGGGACCTCTCCGAGGTCTCCAAGGCCGATGAGGGCCGTGTCGATCTCGGTGGGCTGTTCGTGCCCGGGGTCGAGGGCATGGAACTGCGGGTCGAGGTCGCCGGCGATGCGATCGTCGCAGCGACGGTCGTGCTGCGCGACAGCGCCGTACAGCTCCAGGCGTTCGCAGCGCCGAAGAAGGAAGGCATCTGGGGCGAGGTCCGCGAGGAGATCGCCTCCGGCATCACCCAGCAGGGCGGCATCATCGACGAGGTCGAAGGTCCGCTGGGCTGGGAGCTGCGGGCCCAGGTGCCCGTGCAGCTGCCCGACGGCACCGGTGGGGTGCAGTTGGTGCGCTTCATCGGGGTCGACGGTCCGCGGTGGTTCCTGCGGGGTGTGATCTCCGGCCAGGGCGCCGTACAGCCGGAGGCGGCCGGTCTGCTGGAGCAGATCTTCAAGGACACGGTCGTCGTCCGCGGCGAAGGTCCCATGGCGCCGCGCGACCCGATCGTCTTGAAGCTGCCCGACGACGCACAGATGGTGCCCGAGGGTGTCCAGCAGGAGGAGCAGGAGGGCTCGCGCTTCTCCGGTGGCATGGGGCAGCTCCAGCGCGGCCCGGAGATCACCGAGGTGCGCTGA
- a CDS encoding DUF3093 domain-containing protein codes for MQPSAPGATAVRYEERLTAPPTWWALTLLAGISGGLVTLPLGVLPMLGGLAGGALLTAVLVSSYGSARIRVVTGSLIVGDARIPLSALGEPEVLDAQEAVAWRSYKADPRAFMLLRSYIPTALRIEITDPADPTPYVYLSTRDPQGLADALRGA; via the coding sequence ATGCAGCCCTCCGCCCCTGGCGCCACGGCCGTGCGCTACGAAGAACGTCTGACCGCTCCGCCCACCTGGTGGGCCCTGACCCTGCTGGCCGGCATCTCGGGCGGTCTGGTCACACTCCCCCTCGGTGTCCTTCCCATGCTCGGCGGTCTGGCCGGCGGTGCACTGCTGACCGCGGTCCTGGTGAGCTCCTACGGATCCGCTCGGATCCGGGTGGTCACCGGGTCGCTGATCGTGGGGGACGCCCGCATTCCGCTGAGTGCGCTGGGGGAGCCGGAAGTCCTGGACGCCCAGGAAGCGGTCGCCTGGCGCTCCTACAAGGCGGATCCGCGGGCCTTCATGCTGCTGCGCAGCTACATCCCCACGGCCCTGCGGATCGAGATCACCGATCCGGCCGACCCGACGCCGTACGTCTATCTCTCGACCCGTGATCCACAGGGGCTGGCCGACGCCCTTCGCGGCGCCTGA
- a CDS encoding ABC transporter ATP-binding protein: protein MTESTGARGSTALADESAQGPMVRVEGLHRSYGSGAAAVHALRGVSFEIGRGELVALKGRSGSGKTTLLNLVGGLDSPDEGRIVVDGIELAGLGEKQLLELRRDRIGFVFQAFGLIPILSAAENVGVPMRMRKTRQREREDRVQLLLSLVGLADHAAQRPGELSGGQQQRVAIARALANRPALLIADEPTGQLDADTGLAVMELLRAVVRGEGLTALVATHDAQLLGLADRVIELSDGEITEG from the coding sequence ATGACCGAGAGCACAGGAGCCCGCGGCAGCACGGCACTGGCCGACGAATCGGCACAGGGTCCGATGGTGCGGGTGGAGGGCCTGCACCGTTCGTACGGATCCGGCGCCGCGGCCGTCCACGCGCTGCGGGGTGTCTCCTTCGAGATAGGTCGAGGGGAGTTGGTGGCGCTCAAGGGCAGATCGGGTTCGGGCAAGACGACCCTGCTCAATCTGGTCGGCGGCCTCGACTCCCCCGACGAGGGACGCATCGTCGTTGACGGGATCGAACTGGCGGGACTGGGCGAGAAGCAGCTTCTGGAGCTGCGTCGTGATCGCATCGGGTTCGTGTTCCAGGCGTTCGGACTGATCCCGATCCTGTCGGCCGCCGAGAACGTGGGCGTGCCGATGCGGATGCGCAAGACGCGCCAGCGCGAGCGGGAGGACCGGGTTCAGCTGTTGCTCTCGCTGGTGGGCCTCGCGGACCACGCCGCCCAACGCCCCGGGGAACTCTCCGGCGGGCAGCAGCAGCGCGTGGCCATCGCCCGCGCGCTGGCCAATCGGCCCGCCCTGCTGATCGCCGACGAGCCGACCGGCCAGTTGGACGCGGACACGGGGCTCGCCGTGATGGAACTGCTGCGGGCGGTGGTGCGGGGCGAGGGTTTGACCGCCCTGGTGGCCACCCATGACGCGCAGTTGTTGGGGTTGGCGGACCGAGTGATCGAACTCAGTGACGGCGAGATCACCGAGGGCTGA